In Micromonospora sp. NBC_01813, the following are encoded in one genomic region:
- a CDS encoding DUF488 domain-containing protein, which produces MITPTAGLIGIGYEGRSIDGLLAELQATGVSRLVDVRLTPISRKPGFSKSALARALTAAGIAYEHRRELGNPKSNRPGFAGPPEALAQARATYAELLDEPTAAACLRGLATALSSERAALLCFEADEQRCHRHVVLQRIDELVSASAASTHPAH; this is translated from the coding sequence GTGATCACGCCAACAGCCGGACTGATCGGCATCGGGTACGAGGGCCGGAGCATCGACGGGCTGCTCGCAGAGCTGCAGGCGACCGGGGTGAGTCGACTGGTCGACGTACGACTGACGCCGATCTCCCGCAAGCCGGGTTTCAGCAAATCTGCGCTGGCGCGGGCTTTGACCGCCGCCGGGATCGCGTACGAGCACCGGCGGGAGTTGGGCAACCCGAAGTCCAACCGGCCTGGCTTCGCTGGACCACCCGAGGCGCTGGCCCAGGCCCGCGCCACCTACGCCGAGCTACTCGACGAGCCCACTGCCGCCGCGTGCCTGCGCGGACTGGCTACGGCATTGAGCAGCGAGCGTGCTGCGCTGCTCTGTTTCGAGGCTGACGAGCAGCGCTGCCACCGCCACGTGGTGTTGCAGCGCATCGACGAACTGGTCAGCGCTTCTGCGGCCAGTACACACCCAGCACACTGA
- a CDS encoding IS630 family transposase — MSVAAPLALRPGDGSRLRALTRSSQAAAGLAQRARIVLLAAEGMPNAAIGRQVGVSTPTVLAWRNRYDAGGIDALADLGRSGRPSVVDEVAIVVRTVSDDGRPPADLGVTHWSARLLADQMRREGTPVSFATVSRVWRKWGLQPHRSETFKFSTDPQLEARIRDVVGLYLNPPAGAVVVSVDEKSQVQALDRTAPILPLRPGLAERRTHDYVRNGTTTLFAALEVATGRVSADACFDRHSNVEFLAFLKQVAKAHPRVQLHVVVDNYATHNHPNVKAWLARHPRITMHFTPTSCSWLNMVEIFFGIITRQAIRRGTFTSVPDLTAAIRAFIDGYNQRCKPFAWTKTADQILTKANREKTSDTGH, encoded by the coding sequence ATGTCTGTTGCCGCGCCTTTGGCGCTTCGCCCGGGAGATGGGTCTCGTCTACGCGCACTGACCCGGTCATCACAGGCAGCGGCGGGTCTGGCGCAGCGGGCGAGGATTGTTCTACTGGCCGCTGAAGGTATGCCGAACGCGGCGATCGGCCGTCAGGTCGGGGTGTCGACCCCGACGGTCCTGGCGTGGCGTAACCGCTACGACGCCGGCGGCATCGACGCGTTGGCCGACCTGGGGCGCTCGGGCCGACCGTCGGTGGTCGACGAAGTCGCCATCGTGGTGCGTACCGTCTCCGACGACGGGCGGCCGCCAGCGGACCTCGGAGTGACGCACTGGTCGGCGCGGCTGCTGGCCGACCAGATGCGCCGGGAGGGAACCCCGGTCAGCTTCGCCACCGTTTCACGTGTCTGGCGCAAATGGGGCCTGCAGCCGCACCGGTCGGAGACGTTCAAGTTCTCCACCGATCCTCAACTGGAAGCCAGGATCCGGGACGTGGTCGGCCTGTACCTGAACCCGCCGGCCGGCGCGGTGGTGGTCTCGGTCGACGAGAAGTCCCAGGTCCAGGCGCTCGACCGGACCGCGCCGATCCTGCCGCTCCGCCCCGGACTGGCGGAGCGCCGGACCCACGACTACGTCCGCAACGGCACCACCACCCTGTTCGCCGCCCTGGAGGTGGCCACCGGACGCGTCAGCGCCGACGCCTGCTTCGACCGGCACTCCAACGTGGAGTTCCTGGCCTTCCTCAAGCAGGTCGCCAAGGCCCACCCCCGAGTGCAACTGCACGTCGTGGTCGACAACTACGCCACCCACAACCACCCGAACGTCAAAGCCTGGCTGGCCCGCCACCCCCGCATCACCATGCACTTCACCCCCACCAGCTGTTCCTGGCTGAACATGGTGGAGATCTTCTTCGGGATCATCACCCGCCAGGCCATCCGCCGCGGCACCTTCACCTCCGTGCCCGACCTGACCGCCGCGATCCGTGCGTTCATCGACGGCTACAACCAGCGATGCAAACCCTTCGCCTGGACCAAAACCGCCGACCAGATCCTCACCAAAGCAAACCGCGAAAAGACTTCAGACA